The genomic segment ACCTACAAACGACCCACTATAAGCAGGTTCGGATTTAACATAGATGAATTTGGGTCATAAATGGTTCAACCTATTGGACCTATTTATTGAATAGCTTGACCAGTTCAACCCATTTTAACTAGTTTAATAAGTGGTCGGGTCATGACCTGGCTATGTAACCTATTTAGACATGTTTAACgtatttaatccattcaaaatctATTTACCCCATTTAACTTGATTTAACCTACTTAGTAGATGAGTTATACAGGTTGGGTTggattatctatttaataaacaaatcagattcagatctaaaattttaatctatttaataaacaaatcAGATTTTGGTTGAAATATTTTTGCCCCAACCTGCATCCACCCAACTATATTACCAGCCATCTCCCCTCATTCCAAAACTGACTAGAACATTTCCTTGTAGACCCCTCTGTAATTTTAGGGGGGATCTTAGGTGAATATTCTTTCCAGTCATagcctaattaaataattaagtaGATTGCTTCTTAGAATTTTTCccctttcttgattttttttccaaataactAATTAGATATCTCATTTTGTTCGCATCTTTTGTATtccaaagttttctttcttaaatATGCATTCCATATATACATCCATGAGGCATTTTTAAAATCTCTATAAAATATTGATACATTCAAAAATTCACTGTTTTGTagtattcttttaattttgttttttgtttttgcctTAATACATGGTTCTTTAATATGTAGGTCTAAGTATTAAgatcaaattttaaaaaaataaaaaaggaaaataaaataaaaaaatagaactttATCAACCTGCTTTGGCCATCCGCTAATtaactctatttttttattatctctaaatattttcttttattggctAAATGAAAATAATATATCAAAATTTCTTAAAATTAGATAAAGGTGATGAATAATgcctctcaaaaaaaataataattatatagtAGATATTGGAACAACTATATtagattatattatatcatatttattgaaaataatttattatCAAGCTAATAGCACCATTAGCTATCTCTACTTAACATCATTTGATGTAATAAGGTTAATTATGATCCACATGTTAACAAAAACTTGACCAACCTATCTTATCTCACCATTAGTATCCTTCTCCGCATGATCCACTAGATTTCTCAATAAAATACAATAAAATGTTATTCCAAGTATGCtaatattttaattcaaatataATTCTATCAATGCGGTGCATGGTGGAAGGCACACCAAATGTGGGCCTTAGACGAACGATATCCCTTCCTCTAatcatataaaaattaaaaaagtaaaGACTTCATTAGATTGTCTCCTCTTATCCTAATCCTCAATATACTTGATAATTAATCTAAGCCAACAAACCTAGTGGCATAAGCTCAGCCATTTCTCTCCGCTATTTTAGTTGCCAACTATTGTTGTCCGGTAGCCACCAATACTTTGTTAATTGAAACCCTTCCATTTAAAAGTTTTAGACTATTTTCTTGTATTAAAGGGGGACGCAGCTCCTTGGATTATTTCACGCGTCATTTTGCCAACTTCAGCATTCTAACTTGCAACCTTACTATGAGGAttatgtatttagtcccacatcggctatagACTAGATAGATTTtgcttatacagaatcaagaaatataaataatatcttccaactAGCTTTTTTAGATGAAGCTTTGGTTGTGACACCTATGGAACTCCTAGTGCTACTTCACAGACTTCACCATAATGAACCTATTAAATCTACGAACAGTCCAGACACATGATAGTAGCTAGTGGATTCATATGCGTGCTTGTGAATTATGGCATTTGAAGGACTAGATATATATCTTCTttctatttctgaaataaatagggCTTGTAGACAATTTTAGGCTACATGAGGTGATTTCTGGTACAACTAAGAGACTTTACTAGAaaatctaattgcagttaatgGAAAGTGTAAAACTATGTGAGATAACTAAGGCGCTTTTGTACAAATAAAAATGGTAATTAGAAAATGGCGCTTGTAATGTACTCTACGTTCACTGTTGGAATGCTTGAAGCAACTTGTGTCAATAAAGGGAACTGTACTGTCCAATGCAGTGAAAAAGGGGTCCCTGAATTTAGGTGCATGACCACCAAATTTAGGTATGATCCTCCTCAAATCATGCCAATGTCACGTTTAAAGTGATATGATGACACAAACAGAACAAACTCACATGAGCCTTTAACTACCTATTTCATTTGCTAGTGGCCACTGGTTCATCCTCCAATCCTCCCTTTCCTCCTAATATAGTCATCACTCACATtagagtgagtgagagagagagagagagagattgcaaTAGATTAAGCCTTCCACTCTTAGTGAAGTTGAGAGAATAGGAGCTAGGGAGATGGGTGGAGAGATCCATGAGGAGTTCGAGACGAATGTTAGGTATGGCCCTCCTTAAATCATGCTCATGTCACGTTTAAAGTGAGAGTGTGACACAAACGGAACAAACTCATGCGATCCTTTAACCACCTATTTCATTTGCTAGTGGCCATTGGTGcatcctctcctctctctctctctctctctctctctctctctctctctctctttccaggGGAGGACTTCCATACATTCAAGCTAGTAAGACAAGTCGCTAAAAGCTATATATAGGATCCTCCTCCCGTTGTACTCCGCACTCacatttgagagagagagagagagagagagagattgcaatatattaAGCCTTCCATTCTTAGTGAAGTGAAGAGCATAGGAGAGAGATGAATGGAGATATCCATGAGGAGTTTGAGCTGAATGAGGTGGTAGACAACCTACATGGGTCTGTGGGGAGCAGGCTGGCTTTGGTCTCCAAAGAGTTTGGGTTTGGAATTAAGGGGCAGGTGGGATAGCAGCAGCGCTTTAAAAATCCCAAAAGATTGCTATAGAAGCTTTGTCATACATCCCAATGGAAGGTAATCCACCATTCCTTTCAGCTTTGCTACTTCATGATGTTACCATGCCATGAGCAAGATTTAGTAGTATACAATAAGCCTGAACGTATACCGACCTTCATCTAGTTCAGATGCAAATTTACTTCTCCACTTCATGAAAAGAGAGAACAACATATTGTCTTCTtacttattattttataattacgTGAATGTTTCCATGCATTCCGAACCTCGTGCTTCGACCAGGTAAACCGTCGATCTCATGTCCTAATGATTTTAGAAAAATGTTCATATGACGATCTCTGCGTACTATATCCATTAATGCAACATGCTTAATTATAATCTCCTAAGACATTATTAGCATAAAAGAAAACCATcgagtcataatatattaatgtcaAAATCTCTTGATCGGCCATATTAACTGTGCATGTCGATTATTTATGATATGAATTAATTCATATTTACCATCAGTTCGACTAATATTTTGGTGTTCTCTTAGGTTTTATAGGCTTTGGGTGAACAACATATTTCTGTGGTCCATCTACTCGGCCTTCTTCACACCATTGGAGTTTGGGTTCTTTCGAGGCTTGCCGGAGCAGTTGCAGGACCTCGACTGCGTGCAATTAGTCTTCCTTGTCGATGTGGTTCTGCAATTCTTTGTGGCTTATAGAGACCTCCACACCTACAAGATGGTCTGCAATAGAAGAAGCATTGCCTTGCTGTGAGGCCAGCATATCCATGACCTGCACCTCACTCTCCATGGCTCAAGATTTGCATGTTTCCTATAGCTTAGTTTGCATTCACTCTCATGGCAAAGTGCTATTAGTTATTTTTCCTTACACGTCCAATGCTTGATTTCTCATAAacaaatttataaatatttttctgcAACTCTTATATTCTTTGTTTTTGTTAATGTTgtctatctttctttttttttttaattacttgaATCCTTTCCGAATACAAGatgaaaattttagatttgtacCAATATTTGAACTTTTATCTTTAGCCAAGCTGTTCCTGAATGCCAAACTTGCGACTATGGTTTAAACCAAGCAAAGTCTTGATCCAAGCTTGGTTTACCTACTCGAGCTTGGGTTGTTAATCTACTTTAACTTAGTATTTAGGAGGGAGATCCATCCATACTTTAATTATTGAGGCCTAAATACTTCAATTAATTATCGAACCCAGAACCTCCAGTTGCTAAATAGAGGGGCGTGAGCATTGGGATCCGACAAGCCACAATTCACAAGTCCAGACCTGATCTTCTCAAGCTGGCGACCATTCGAGCTCAAAAACGACCTTCAAACCATACCTTCTAATTGAGCAAGCCTAGACGTGTCAGCTCTGAACACGACATTATTAGCATCCATTCCTTCTCAAACACAAAGCTAGAGAACTTACAAGAACCTAATTCTTGTCATGCAGCTATGTGAAGGGCAGTTTTGCTGTTGATATTCTTGGATGTTTTCCTTGGGATGCCATCTACAAGGTAAAACTAGAATGGGAAGAAGAAACGAGACAAAGCTCACTTCAATTAATACATGTACCTGAATGCACTAATATTACCACAACTacttcttattctttttttttttttcatctttccTTGTCTCAGGCCACTGGAAGAAGGGAAGCAATTCGATATCTAATTTGGATACGCCTGTTCCGGGCAAAGAAGATCCTCcaattcttcaaggagatggagaagGACATTCGCATCAACTACCTTTTTACAAGGATTGTGAAGCTTATCACAGTGGAATTATACTGCACACACACAGCTGCATGCATTTTCTACTACCTTGCAACAACATTGCCGCCAGCGCAAGAAGGATATACATGGATCGGAAGCCTATCACTGGGGGACTACAAATACATTCACTTCAGGGAGATTGAGTTTTGGAGAAGATATATTACATCGTTGTACTTCGCAATCGTGACCATGGCAACTGTTGGTATGATCTGAACCACATGCCAATTCCTCTGCACCGATTAACTTTCAATGCTATCTCATGATGTGTGTGGTTACAATTGGTCGACAAGATTGGGTCCCTCATCCATGTTGAGAGTTCATGATCCTTATTTTGTTGCCTATAGTAACCGGTGAATCAGCATCGGAGGTTAATTGTGTGAAATTCATGCCTATCTAAATTTAAGGAATGACCTAGGACTTTACCCAAAAAAAGACTAACCAGAAGATATTGTTTGGATTCCCTAGCaacatataagtatccaagatttatCCGGTGCATAGCCGATGTAAGAGCAAATACATGCCTACACAGGTTTTCACATACTCTTTCCATTTAAATTCCGACGGTGTCTTCATTAGACTAAGGATCCAAATTCATCTAgatccaatcacaaacaccacgattagcCTATGGACAATCTAAATAGACCTATATTATAGTGTCCTCCTCTACATGGACCATGGGCGAGATCTGctaatattatttaaaataatctaGGATTTCACCCAAAAAATTTAGCCAAAAGATATTGTTTGGATTCTTTGGCCTTATATAATCATCCAAAGTCTACTTAGTACATAGCTGATGTAAGAAGTAGGCCTCCAATTGGTCATAACGATGGACATCAAAAACTGCATTTCTTGTATAAGGATGCGAATATAAACCAAACTGTTTTTAGCTACTGTCTCATTGGTATATTTTATTGTTTATACTGTATTTCTCCTATTTCCctttatatatatgtgtgtgtttgtgtgtgtgtatacgAGTTCTTATAATATGGGAAATTGAACAAAAAAATATTGACAATATTTAATTGCTAATTCACTCACTTTAGGAGTCAATAATATTGTTATAGTAGTTTAAAAATTTCCTTATAGGCATTGACACTCAAGATATCAAATTTTTAAcccttaaaaaaagaaagaacaattTGTGATGTGAGAATTTGCATAGTTTCAAAATCCTTAAAGCATAGGAACTAGATTTTAAAGTCCCCTCCTCCATTGATCATCTTAACATGCATTCCATGTAATTTATTACACTTTTTTAAATtagtcatatatatatatatatatatatatatatatatatatatatatatatatatatatatatatgtatgtatgtatgtatgtttgttAAAATGTTGTGCACCTATGTAGGTTATGGTGATATACATGCCGTGAATACTAGAGAAATGATTTTTATCATGATCTACATCTCTTTCGATATGATACTCGGGGCTTATTTGATTGGGAACATGACTGCATTAATCGTTAAGGGGTCTAAGACCGAGAGATTCCGAGACAAGATGACAGATCTTATCAAATACATGAATAGAAATAAGCTTGGCAGAGATATCAGGTCCCAAATCAAGGCCCATCTACGACTCCAATATGAAAGCAGCTATACTAAAGCTACAATTCTTGAAGACATTCCGGTTGCTGTTCGATCCAAGGTACTATTTTTTAAACTTAGATATGTTATCAGAGATATATTGATATCCCAAAATAGTTATTATAGATTTTCACCTAAGGTTCTCCGTATCGTATCGAACCAAACGGTATGGAATGTACCTTACTATATTGGTTTGGTACTAGTACATAGTATTGGGGGCGTACGGATATTCGGTATGAACATGCTCCGTACTATATTGTACTAATCAGTGATAGTGTGGCACTGGTATGGGGTCTGGTACTAAAACGGTACCTTGGTTTTGCCAAATCTTGAGAACTTTTTGTCGAAGAATGCCAGACTCGGCCTCAATACTAAATACAATCTGAAtgcttggaaaaaaaatatatttgattttacCTTTTATTTCTCTACAAATGCAATTTCTTGTCTGAGAGATTTGCAAGAAGAATGTTGTACATCATTGACTCAAATCTGATAGTTCTTTTATCTATTGAACATTTCTACTCGAGTCCATGAAGGGATAACATATACACAAAAACTTAAGACATTATAATAGTAACCTATGGTACAAATCATAGGAGTGTTATTGTCCTACTACAAGAAGTATCATTATGAAACATCGTTTTGATTGGTGTGAGTTAATTGACCCATTATTCATCATATTGTGGCAGATATCTCAAACCTTATACTTTGACATGGTTCAGCAAGTCCTACTTTTCAAATGCTGTTCAGATGAATTCCTGAACCAGATTGTATGTTTCCATCACAAATTTTCAGAAGTTGCTTTTCTTATAATTGGCTTCTGTATCAGAGATTCATGTGCATAACAGAGGTGTTTAACAACTTATTTAAGTAAATGCAGGTAATGAAGCTAAATGAAGAGTTCTTCCTCCCAGGAGAAGTAATACTAGAACAAGGGAGTGCAGTGGACCAACTCTACATTGTATCCCATGGGTATCTGGTAGCAACATTTTCCATGCCTCAGTTGATATAATGATTACCTAAACCTATTTGTGGTATACTGAGATATTTGAAGTATATTAGAAGTAAAAAATATCTGACTGAAGTTCCTTTTCCCTCTCATGGAACCAAAACAATATTTCCACTCAGAATGCATACATGAGGTATTATCTTAATTTGTTATAAGATGGCAGAAAGATTGTATTGGCTAGGTCTCAATCTAATTCTGTTCTCTGGTTTACTGCCTAATTAGCCATTTAATTGGGTTGTCTAAGCATATGCTTTATCATCAACTTTTCTGGGTCATCAAGTTTTTGAGTATTTTGTCTGGTGTGTAAGAATCAGCAGGCTGCAAGCATTATATGCTTGTGGAGACCAATATGAATCTGAAGAGTCTAGTCCTCATAAACCTTCCATCCTCAAGGCTCTGATATCCAACAAGCAATGTATTACAAATTGTCATCCATGTTTATAACAGAGATCCTACTATCTCTTTCAAGACCTAAGAGGCGATTTTGTGCATATCATGCAAAAAGAATCCATAAGTGCTAAACTTAAAGTCCCCAAT from the Phoenix dactylifera cultivar Barhee BC4 chromosome 14, palm_55x_up_171113_PBpolish2nd_filt_p, whole genome shotgun sequence genome contains:
- the LOC103696369 gene encoding LOW QUALITY PROTEIN: potassium channel KOR2-like (The sequence of the model RefSeq protein was modified relative to this genomic sequence to represent the inferred CDS: deleted 1 base in 1 codon), with amino-acid sequence MNGDIHEEFELNEVVDNLHGSVGSRLALVSKEFGFELRGRWDSSSALKIPKDCYRSFVIHPNGRFYRLWVNNIFLWSIYSAFFTPLEFGFFRGLPEQLQDLDCVQLVFLVDVVLQFFVAYRDLHTYKMVCNRRSIALLYVKGSFAVDILGCFPWDAIYKATGRREAIRYLIWIRLFRAKKILQFFKEMEKDIRINYLFTRIVKLITVELYCTHTAACIFYYLATTLPPAQEGYTWIGSLSLGDYKYIHFREIEFWRRYITSLYFAIVTMATVGYGDIHAVNTREMIFIMIYISFDMILGAYLIGNMTALIVKGSKTERFRDKMTDLIKYMNRNKLGRDIRSQIKAHLRLQYESSYTKATILEDIPVAVRSKISQTLYFDMVQQVLLFKCCSDEFLNQIVMKLNEEFFLPGEVILEQGSAVDQLYIVSHGYLEEVVIGIDGSEGSVAGLVPYNVFGDVAVLCNIPQPYTVRACELCKLLRIEKQSLTSILQLYFKDSRQILNNLLEGKETDLRIKQLESDITYLIAKQEAELALGVNNAAYHGDLHHLKGLINAGADPSKTDYDGRTALHMASCKGYEEIVKFLIQRGANVNCIDKFGNSPLLEAVKAGHDRIAAILVENGAILNLEDAGSYLCKVVTDSKIDILRRLLEYGVDPNSKNYCQRTPLHIAASEGLHLVAKLLIDSGADVLFEDRWGNTPLDEGQRCGSKPLVKILKQAKANCTSDQRSL